The nucleotide window AAAATTGGCTCATAAATCAGAATTAGATAGAACATATATTGCAAGTGTTGAAGCTGGCAAAAGAAATATAAGTATTGTGAGTTTAGAAAAAATAGTTACTAAAGGTTTAGAAACAGATTTATCTCTTTTCTTTAGTAAAATATACGAGGAGTGAAGTAATGGAAAAAATTGAATTATTAAAAAAGTTTAGAGAAGAA belongs to Carnobacterium divergens and includes:
- a CDS encoding helix-turn-helix domain-containing protein translates to MITVKVGNRIRKLRKQKNLSQEKLAHKSELDRTYIASVEAGKRNISIVSLEKIVTKGLETDLSLFFSKIYEE